The Anastrepha ludens isolate Willacy chromosome X, idAnaLude1.1, whole genome shotgun sequence genome includes a window with the following:
- the LOC128870291 gene encoding uncharacterized protein LOC128870291 — protein sequence MPPKEEKSANDSKMVTPVTMLQTTNIPEFNPNVESWNVWKERLEIHFCEVNCTDDNVRKSILLKSIGAVPYKVLHSLCSPATPVSKSFKELCEILDTQYTPPTIVFSERKIFHISTKQESESVAEWYARVKMLALNCKFGVNLDAFVLNQFVMGLPNFIFERLCEEDENLTIQSALRKAMILETKCIIKGGKEETAVNFVKKQKHQKQNNGSGNSNRGNSSSDNRGNGGNSNRGKWGSSNRGSGDGGSNRDGGRDNRGDGAPCTLLPLSFYENNIMEKTLRPCNIPYVDYSGDRLKLVGEYDASITFKGNTKTVVVVVVDSANPPLLGRTFLRSFNFELLQINNINFENNNAAIVEQLKIEFVEVFEDKLGEFKNSEICLKVVENATPVFCKPRPLPLAWKAKVEKQLRDLISSGVLEPVDNSDWGTPLVPVLKPNGDLRICGDYKITINKFLEDFKYPLPRIDEIFASLEGGEIFTKLDLSNAYNQLILDDESQLLCAWSTHIGTLKDSDGYQKFEYADDYDDFM from the exons ATGCCTCCAAAAGAAGAAAAGTCAGCGAACGACAGCAAGATGGTGACACCAGTGACAATGCTTCAAACGACGAATATTCCAGAATTTAACCCGAATGTGGAGTCGTGGAATGTTTGGAAGGAACGTTTGGAGATACATTTCTGTGAAGTGAATTGCACAGATGATAATGTAAGGAAgtcgattttattaaaatcaattgGTGCCGTTCCATACAAAGTTCTACACAGTTTGTGCAGTCCAGCTACTCCCGTGTCAAAATCATTTAAAGAGTTGTGTGAAATATTGGACACACAATATACTCCACCTACTATTGTGTTTAGTGAGcggaaaatatttcatatttcaacgAAGCAAGAAAGTGAATCTGTGGCGGAATGGTATGCTCGTGTAAAGATGTTGGCACTTAATTGTAAATTTGGGGTCAATTTAGATGCATTTGTGTTAAACCAATTCGTAAtgggtttgccaaatttcatcTTTGAAAGACTGTGTGAAGAAGATGAGAATCTCACAATTCAAAGTGCATTAAGAAAGGCGATGATATTAGAGACGAAATGCATAATAAAGGGAGGAAAAGAAGAAACTGCAGTGAATTTTGTCAAGAAGCAAAAACATCAGAAGCAGAACAACGGTAGTGGTAACAGCAATAGAGGCAACAGTAGTAGTGACAACAGAGGTAATGGTGGCAACAGCAACAGAGGCAAATGGGGAAGCAGCAACAGAGGCAGTGGTGATGGTGGCAGCAACAGAGATGGTGGCAGAGATAACAGAGGCGATG GTGCACCATGCACTTTGTTGCCTTTGTCGTTTTACGAGAATAATATTATGGAAAAGACTCTCCGACCATGCAATATTCCATATGTTGACTACAGTGGTGATAGATTGAAGCTGGTTGGCGAATATGATGCGTCGATTACTTTTAAAGGTAATACaaaaactgttgttgttgttgttgtggattCTGCAAACCCTCCATTGCTTGGTCGTACGTTTTTACGTTCTTTTAATTTCGAattattgcaaataaacaatattaatttcgaaaataataatGCTGCGATCGTCGAACAATTGAAGATTGAGTTCGTCGAGGTTTTTGAAGATAAGTTgggtgaatttaaaaattcggaaatttgtttaaaggtTGTTGAAAATGCAACACCAGTATTTTGCAAACCCAGACCTTTGCCATTAGCATGGAAGGCTAAAGTTGAGAAACAGTTGCGAGATTTAATCAGTTCAGGTGTTCTTGAACCTGTTGACAACTCCGATTGGGGTACACCTTTAGTACCAGTTTTGAAACCCAACGGTGATTTGCGGATATGCGGTGATTATAAAATCACAATTAACAAGTTTTTAGAGGATTTTAAATATCCTTTACCCAGGATAGACGAGATTTTTGCATCTTTAGAGGGTGGTGAAATTTTCACAAAGCTTGATTTGTCCAATGCGTACAATCAGCTAATTCTTGACGATGAGTCACAATTATTGTGTGCATGGAGTACGCACATAGGTacattaaaa GATAGTGATGGCTATCAAAAATTCGAATATGCAGATGACTATGATGACTTCATGTAA